One window of Nymphaea colorata isolate Beijing-Zhang1983 chromosome 11, ASM883128v2, whole genome shotgun sequence genomic DNA carries:
- the LOC116263825 gene encoding pentatricopeptide repeat-containing protein At1g55890, mitochondrial-like, with the protein MSSSGLSRLLLRTTAPLHQRCFSTIATTSTTTTAATLFRVKDAVDDIFKERDCNRLVEKFKDCSKHYRFRCKHNVYDHAVRQLAAAHRFSDIEEILEEQKKHTHLAKEGFYIRLITLYGRAGMLDHAIKVFDEMPGLGSDRTVKSMNAVLTACAEGKDFDKVGVLFRELPKKLGVKPDTYSYNILARAFCEVGSVDLAFSLLGEMKSKEINPDVITFNTLLNGFYGGDRRSEAEKVWTEMGNYGVKPDTSSFNAKIRGLVAEGKTAEAVKVLEELESKGLKPDSLSFSLLVKAHCEEGNLEEAKKVLEELKKKDMQPNRLAYEAIIPALCAAEDINRASELCLEVLNGNRFISVEVLQDVIDRLVNISKDMKAKRLVELGSAKSYYYSSLKMPS; encoded by the coding sequence ATGTCGTCGTCCGGGTTATCTCGCCTTCTTCTGCGAACAACTGCGCCACTCCATCAACGCTGCTTCTCCACCATCGCCACCACATCGACCACCACTACCGCCGCCACTCTATTTCGCGTGAAGGATGCGGTGGATGACATCTTCAAGGAGCGCGACTGCAACCGTCTcgttgagaaattcaaggattGCTCCAAGCACTACCGCTTCAGATGCAAGCATAACGTCTATGACCACGCCGTTCGCCAGCTTGCCGCGGCTCATCGCTTCTCCGATATCGAGGAAATCCTGGAGGAGCAGAAGAAGCACACCCACCTTGCCAAAGAGGGGTTCTACATCCGCCTGATCACCCTCTACGGCCGCGCTGGAATGCTTGACCATGCCATCAAAGTGTTCGATGAAATGCCCGGTCTTGGGAGCGACCGAACTGTTAAGTCCATGAACGCTGTTCTCACCGCCTGTGCAGAGGGAAAGGATTTCGATAAGGTGGGCGTGCTGTTTCGAGAGTTGCCGAAGAAATTGGGGGTTAAACCTGACACTTACTCGTACAACATACTCGCAAGGGCCTTCTGTGAGGTGGGCAGCGTTGATCTCGCATTCTCATTGCTGGGGGAGATGAAAAGTAAGGAAATTAACCCCGATGTGATCACGTTCAACACTCTGCTGAATGGATTCTATGGTGGGGATAGGAGATCTGAGGCGGAGAAGGTCTGGACGGAGATGGGAAACTACGGGGTAAAGCCGGACACGTCGAGTTTCAATGCGAAGATACGAGGGTTGGTCGCAGAAGGGAAGACTGCGGAGGCTGTTAAGGTATTAGAGGAATTGGAATCTAAGGGCCTGAAACCGGATTCTCTTAGTTTCAGTCTGTTGGTTAAGGCCCACTGCGAGGAGGGTAATTTGGAAGAAGCTAAGAAGGTGCTTGAGGAACTGAAGAAGAAAGATATGCAGCCAAACCGGCTAGCATACGAAGCAATCATTCCTGCTCTCTGTGCGGCAGAGGATATAAATAGGGCTTCTGAATTGTGCCTGGAGGTTTTAAATGGGAACCGCTTCATCAGCGTAGAGGTTTTGCAGGATGTAATTGACAGACTGGTCAACATCTCGAAAGATATGAAGGCGAAGAGACTCGTTGAGCTCGGGTCTGCAAAGAGCTACTACTATTCAAGCTTGAAGATGCCAAGTTGA
- the LOC116263669 gene encoding probable disease resistance protein At4g27220 translates to MSAFTHAVRQLGHLLSLKKHSDKIQCKTDESGSNKKGVSESLIELLLNPEIQKVGIWGMGGVGKTYNVKYAIDMVRETNSGRSFDHIVFVSVTHEWSIRDVRNDIIKELSMEEELGENGGASLLHQRLKGTRFLLVLDDLWETISLEELGIPEPTKENGCKLFLITRIHNVCELMGAQAKVKVPTFSREDAWELFCEEVGSMVLLPNIQPLAKSIVDECGYLPLAVKEMGKAMNSSSDEVIWLNSLSIMMQSRPLNSSMELVFRQLKLSYDQLKDVLKHCFLACTFFGDNHEISIPYLVENWMMCGYVDIADEMLLSEAYEKGLHLLKELLDASMLELSKDRDHITINNMMRHMGLMIKSSKFIMRDGLEQLEGPEEEEWKEAEMISLKASGISSLHQSPDCPNLTVLILYNNLQLRSISPSFFEQMAELHVLDLSWAGLDSLPESISKLTNLHYLDLAYCRCLKNLACLGSLKQLLVLDLSVTPIEEMPEELGNLTRLRHLFLSATVNLSRIAGGIFNKLSKLEILQMRASSYAWQHKSKEKEASLQELLGLKCLSTLVITVKGVGDFEFLRNNAVQEIWKNTMGVECYIRGLSVCMKFEGKFNSWSSERQEEDLAGSMLSRAASTIEKQGKRFFDM, encoded by the coding sequence ATGAGTGCTTTCACCCATGCAGTACGCCAACTTGGGCATCTACTTAGCCTCAAGAAGCACTCAGACAAGATTCAGTGCAAAACAGATGAATCGGGAAGCAATAAGAAAGGCGTCTCAGAATCACTTATTGAACTCCTACTGAATCCAGAGATACAAAAGGTCGGCATTTGGGGAATGGGGGGTGTGGGTAAAACTTACAATGTGAAGTATGCCATTGACATGGTGAGAGAAACAAACAGCGGCCGGTCGTTCGATCACATCGTTTTTGTGAGTGTTACACATGAATGGAGCATAAGAGATGTGAGGAATGACATAATTAAGGAACTATCCATGGAAGAAGAGTTAGGTGAAAATGGAGGGGCAAGTTTGTTGCATCAGAGGCTGAAGGGAACAAGATTCTTGTTGGTTTTGGATGACCTGTGGGAAACTATTAGCCTTGAGGAGTTGGGCATTCCTGAGCCCACCAAAGAAAATGGCTGCAAACTTTTCTTGATTACCCGAATTCATAATGTTTGTGAACTCATGGGTGCCCAAGCAAAAGTTAAAGTTCCAACTTTTTCCAGGGAAGATGCATGGGAATTATTCTGTGAAGAAGTTGGCAGCATGGTGCTCTTGCCAAACATTCAGCCCTTAGCCAAAAGCATCGTGGATGAATGCGGGTATCTACCGCTTGCTGTGAAAGAAATGGGAAAGGCCATGAATAGTTCAAGTGATGAGGTTATATGGTTAAACTCATTGAGTATCATGATGCAGTCGAGGCCACTGAACAGTAGCATGGAGCTAGTGTTCAGACAATTGAAATTAAGTTATGATCAGCTAAAAGATGTATTAAAGCATTGCTTCCTAGCTTGCACATTCTTTGGTGATAACCATGAGATCAGCATACCATATTTGGTTGAGAACTGGATGATGTGTGGTTATGTTGATATTGCAGATGAAATGTTGCTATCTGAGGCCTATGAGAAGGGGCTGCATCTGTTGAAAGAGCTGCTAGATGCTAGCATGTTGGAGCTTTCCAAGGACAGAGATCATATTACTATCAATAATATGATGAGGCACATGGGCTTGATGATAAAGTCGTCCAAGTTCATAATGAGAGATGGCCTGGAGCAACTTGAGGgaccagaagaagaagaatggaaagAAGCAGAGATGATATCATTGAAGGCCAGTGGAATATCAAGCCTCCATCAAAGCCCGGACTGTCCAAATCTCACTGTCTTGATTCTTTACAACAACTTGCAACTAAGAAGCATCTCTCCAAGCTTTTTCGAGCAAATGGCAGAGCttcatgttcttgatttatcatGGGCAGGACTGGACTCTTTGCCAGAGTCTATCTCCAAACTTACCAACCTTCACTATCTCGATTTAGCCTATTGTAGGTGCTTAAAAAATTTGGCATGTTTGGGGTCACTAAAGCAGCTTTTAGTTCTTGACCTCTCTGTTACTCCAATCGAGGAGATGCCAGAAGAGTTGGGCAACTTAACTAGACTTAGGCATCTGTTTCTTTCTGCTACAGTTAATCTCAGCAGAATTGCAGGTGGAATTTTCAACAAACTTTCCAAATTGGAAATCTTACAGATGCGTGCTAGCTCATACGCTTGGCAGcacaaaagcaaagaaaaagaagccagTTTGCAGGAGTTATTAGGCCTGAAATGCTTGTCTACTCTAGTTATTACTGTAAAGGGTGTAGGTGATTTTGAGTTCCTTCGCAACAACGCTGTTCAGGAAATTTGGAAGAACACCATGGGCGTTGAGTGCTATATACGAGGACTTTCAGTATGCATGAAATttgaaggaaaatttaataGTTGGTCTAGTGAAAGACAGGAAGAAGATTTGGCTGGTTCCATGTTATCAAGAGCTGCGTCTACCATTGAAAAGCAAGGGAAAAGATTCTTCGATATGTAA
- the LOC116264845 gene encoding uncharacterized protein LOC116264845, whose translation MACLALSLQPVNGSDILLQTREWFPPARALVVLSAFRHTRLAFAGGKNTSSEDADPTLGDDPLSAAGGQVIVGKESKYRVIYRLVNGIYVLGITTVDHDDSVNNVFECIEIVNQAVRVIVTACRGVDVSPDKLGKKYAEIYMALDIILRGISSIRLATILASIHGDGIPKMVHSAFDSEGRIRGAEGWNQVEFASSEHRGNVEVFSNAIFELPPETLAAGDEYAATIAPAPQSSAAQTSQQQQQPEQPAEEAVEKDPFAASDAINKPEALVGGFNKAKDAPSDLSVALAGLEVTALPPAAASQSTFIGVEGFEGEYGGIEFGNEEATLAEAFEGFDNAFGGGLDASEFVTTTKVGPKLQGLGGLEALQSGQSAAKTASAATAAGAGTPLENLLVKQTEEMKGPELFISEEINAEFCESLLVRVGLRGTVFFRTLLPKDSNAKDTEFSFRVENSAGIKKAAMQSSILSNLGNGMFHVRTPPVDKPVPILKYSLQPHLTPLPLRVRLVKRLSGTLLSLMIQYAADPELSEPLKNVTFVVKLPADPTLLKVSPKAILSRSEKELRWSVQEIPLKGPPGCLRAQMPIDYPDEETAKKEIELTGEVKFSVEGRKLSGISLSSASEGKTDFYEGVHRYSTGSYLCY comes from the coding sequence ATGGCGTGTTTAGCACTCTCACTGCAACCTGTCAATGGATCTGATATCCTTCTACAAACCCGCGAGTGGTTTCCTCCGGCAAGGGCTCTGGTTGTTCTGTCGGCGTTCCGACATACCCGCCTTGCATTTGCCGGTGGCAAGAATACTTCTTCCGAGGATGCAGATCCAACTTTGGGGGATGACCCACTTTCAGCTGCTGGAGGCCAAGTGATTGTTGGGAAAGAAAGCAAATATCGTGTGATTTATCGGCTGGTTAATGGGATCTACGTATTGGGCATCACGACAGTAGACCACGATGACAGTGTGAACAATGTTTTTGAATGTATTGAGATTGTGAACCAGGCTGTCAGGGTCATTGTTACTGCCTGTAGAGGTGTCGATGTTTCTCCAGACAAATTAGGGAAGAAGTACGCTGAGATTTACATGGCGCTTGACATAATTCTTCGTGGCATCAGCAGCATTAGGCTTGCAACGATATTGGCATCGATTCACGGGGATGGTATCCCTAAAATGGTCCATTCAGCATTTGATTCTGAGGGTCGGATTAGAGGAGCTGAAGGTTGGAACCAGGTAGAGTTTGCTTCTTCGGAACATCGTGGTAATGTCGAGGTTTTCTCGAATGCCATCTTTGAATTGCCTCCTGAAACTTTGGCTGCCGGTGATGAATATGCTGCAACGATTGCTCCTGCCCCACAAAGTTCTGCCGCACAAACGTCACAACAGCAGCAACAGCCTGAGCAGCCAGCGGAGGAGGCTGTGGAGAAGGATCCTTTCGCAGCTAGTGATGCCATCAATAAACCCGAGGCGCTTGTGGGTGGATTTAATAAAGCTAAAGATGCTCCTTCTGATCTTAGTGTTGCTCTTGCTGGGCTGGAAGTCACGGCCCTTCCTCCAGCTGCCGCTTCTCAGTCCACATTTATTGGAGTGGAAGGTTTTGAAGGAGAGTATGGTGGGATTGAATTTGGCAATGAGGAAGCAACCCTTGCTGAAGCTTTTGAAGGGTTTGATAATGCCTTTGGTGGAGGTCTGGATGCATCTGAATTTGTCACGACTACGAAGGTAGGGCCGAAGCTGCAAGGCCTTGGTGGGCTTGAAGCACTTCAGTCAGGTCAAAGTGCTGCAAAAACAGCCTCAGCTGCAACTGCTGCTGGTGCAGGTACACCACTTGAAAATCTTCTGGTTAAGCAAACAGAAGAAATGAAAGGTCCCGAGTTGTTCATTTCTGAAGAGATCAATGCAGAATTTTGTGAGTCACTGCTTGTCAGAGTAGGCCTACGAGGCACAGTATTTTTTAGAACTTTGCTTCCAAAAGATTCAAATGCTAAGGATACAGAGTTTTCTTTCCGAGTTGAAAATTCAGCTGGGATTAAGAAGGCAGCTATGCAAAGTTCTATTCTTAGCAATCTTGGAAATGGCATGTTTCATGTCAGGACTCCTCCTGTTGACAAACCAGTACCGATTCTGAAGTATAGTTTACAGCCACATCTTACTCCGCTGCCACTGAGGGTTCGTCTGGTTAAACGTCTAAGTGGAACTTTGCTTTCTCTAATGATTCAGTATGCTGCAGATCCAGAGTTATCTGAACCACTCAAGAACGTCACATTTGTTGTGAAGTTGCCTGCTGACCCGACATTATTGAAGGTTTCACCTAAAGCAATTTTGAGTAGATCAGAAAAGGAATTGAGATGGAGTGTCCAAGAGATCCCCTTGAAAGGTCCTCCTGGCTGTCTAAGAGCGCAAATGCCTATTGACTACCCCGATGAAGAGACTGCTAAGAAAGAAATTGAACTTACTGGGGAGGTGAAATTCTCGGTTGAAGGTAGAAAGCTGTCTGGGATTTCTTTAAGTTCGGCTTCTGAAGGCAAAACAGATTTTTATGAGGGTGTCCATAGATACTCGACGGGGAGTTACTTGTGTTATTGA